In Luteimonas sp. MC1750, the following proteins share a genomic window:
- the ettA gene encoding energy-dependent translational throttle protein EttA, with product MSQYIYTMNGVSKTVPPKRQIIKDISLSFFPGAKIGLLGLNGAGKSTVLKIMAGVDTDFSGEARPQPGIKVGYLAQEPQLDPEKTVREAVEEGVGEVLQAQARLDEVYAAYAEDGADFDALAKEQERLEAILAAGDAHTLENQLEVAADALRLPPWDAVIGKLSGGEKRRVALCRLLLQKPDMLLLDEPTNHLDAESVEWLEQFLARYTGTVVAVTHDRYFLDNAAEWILELDRGRGIPWKGNYTDWLVQKEDRLKREESTEKARQKAIAKELEWARSNAKGGRSKGKARLARIEELQAVDYQKRQETNEIFIPPGERLGSKVIEFKNVSKSFGDRLLIDNLSFIAPPGAIIGIIGPNGAGKSTLFKMITGQEQPDSGSIDMGPTVNIAYVDQSRDKLEGNHNVFQEVAGGADILNINGIEIQSRAYIGRFNFKGQDQQKMVGSLSGGERGRLHLAKTLLQGGNVLLLDEPSNDLDIETLRALEDALLEFPGNTFVISHDRWFLDRIATHILAFEGDSHVEFFQGNYREYEEDKRRRMGDDAGPRRLRFKALK from the coding sequence ATGTCGCAATACATCTACACCATGAACGGCGTCTCCAAGACCGTTCCGCCCAAGCGCCAGATCATCAAGGACATCTCGCTGTCGTTCTTCCCCGGCGCCAAGATCGGCCTGCTGGGCCTGAACGGCGCCGGCAAGTCGACGGTGCTCAAGATCATGGCCGGCGTCGACACCGACTTCTCCGGCGAGGCGCGGCCGCAGCCCGGCATCAAGGTCGGCTACCTGGCGCAGGAGCCGCAGCTGGATCCGGAAAAGACCGTCCGCGAGGCCGTCGAGGAAGGCGTGGGCGAGGTCCTGCAGGCGCAGGCGCGCCTGGACGAGGTCTACGCCGCCTACGCGGAGGACGGCGCCGACTTCGACGCGCTGGCCAAGGAGCAGGAGCGCCTGGAGGCGATCCTTGCCGCCGGCGACGCGCACACGCTGGAAAACCAGCTGGAAGTCGCCGCCGACGCGCTGCGCCTGCCGCCGTGGGATGCGGTCATCGGCAAGCTGTCGGGCGGCGAGAAGCGCCGCGTGGCGCTGTGCCGCCTGCTGCTGCAGAAGCCCGACATGCTGCTCCTCGACGAACCCACCAACCACCTCGACGCCGAATCGGTCGAATGGCTGGAGCAGTTCCTCGCCCGCTACACCGGCACCGTGGTGGCGGTGACGCATGACCGCTACTTCCTCGACAACGCCGCCGAGTGGATCCTCGAGCTCGACCGCGGCCGCGGCATTCCGTGGAAGGGCAACTACACCGACTGGCTGGTGCAGAAGGAAGACCGCCTCAAGCGCGAGGAGTCGACCGAGAAGGCGCGCCAGAAGGCGATCGCCAAGGAGCTCGAGTGGGCGCGCAGCAACGCCAAGGGCGGCCGCAGCAAGGGCAAGGCGCGCCTGGCCCGGATCGAGGAGCTGCAGGCGGTCGACTACCAGAAGCGCCAGGAAACCAACGAGATCTTCATTCCGCCGGGCGAGCGCCTGGGCAGCAAGGTGATCGAGTTCAAGAACGTCTCCAAGAGCTTTGGCGACCGCCTGCTGATCGACAACCTGAGCTTCATCGCGCCTCCGGGCGCGATCATCGGCATCATCGGCCCCAACGGCGCGGGCAAGTCCACGCTGTTCAAGATGATCACGGGGCAGGAACAGCCGGACTCGGGTTCGATCGACATGGGCCCGACGGTCAACATCGCCTACGTCGACCAGAGCCGCGACAAGCTGGAGGGCAACCACAACGTCTTCCAGGAAGTCGCCGGCGGTGCCGACATCCTCAACATCAACGGCATCGAGATCCAGTCGCGCGCCTACATCGGACGCTTCAACTTCAAGGGCCAGGACCAGCAGAAGATGGTCGGCTCGCTGTCGGGCGGTGAACGCGGCCGCCTGCACCTGGCCAAGACCCTGCTGCAGGGCGGCAACGTGCTGCTGCTCGACGAACCGTCCAACGACCTGGACATCGAGACCCTGCGCGCGCTTGAAGACGCGCTGCTCGAGTTCCCCGGCAACACCTTCGTGATCAGCCATGACCGCTGGTTCCTCGACCGCATCGCCACGCACATCCTCGCGTTCGAAGGCGACAGCCACGTCGAGTTCTTCCAGGGCAACTACCGCGAATACGAAGAAGACAAGCGCCGCCGGATGGGCGACGACGCGGGTCCGCGCAGGCTTCGGTTCAAGGCGCTCAAGTAG
- the pyrF gene encoding orotidine-5'-phosphate decarboxylase, producing MDFMKQLRQRWATSGSLVCVGLDPEPARFPARFAGDADAVFGFCRDIVDATAEFACAFKPQIAHFAALGAEGALERLIAHIHAGHPGIPVILDAKRGDIGSTAQRYAAEAFDRYRADAVTANPYLGGDSLKPYLDRADRGVVILCRTSNPGAGDLQDLLVDGRPLYQHVAAKAASEWNGNCNVALVVGATWPGQLRDVRAIVGDMPLLVPGVGAQGGDAEAVVRNARTADGTGLMVSSSRAILYASQGDDYAAAAAHAARALRDTLDRHRH from the coding sequence ATGGATTTCATGAAGCAGCTGCGGCAGCGCTGGGCCACGTCGGGGTCGCTGGTGTGCGTGGGGCTGGATCCGGAGCCGGCGCGGTTTCCAGCGCGGTTCGCGGGTGATGCCGATGCGGTGTTCGGGTTCTGCCGGGACATCGTCGATGCGACCGCGGAGTTCGCCTGCGCGTTCAAGCCGCAGATCGCGCACTTCGCGGCGCTGGGCGCCGAGGGCGCTCTGGAGCGGCTGATCGCGCACATCCATGCCGGGCACCCGGGCATCCCGGTGATCCTCGACGCCAAGCGCGGCGACATCGGCTCCACCGCGCAGCGCTACGCGGCGGAGGCCTTCGACCGCTACCGCGCGGATGCGGTCACCGCCAATCCCTATCTCGGCGGCGATTCGCTGAAGCCCTACCTGGACCGCGCGGACCGCGGCGTGGTCATCCTCTGTCGCACCTCCAATCCCGGCGCGGGCGACCTGCAGGACCTGCTGGTCGACGGCAGGCCGCTGTACCAGCACGTCGCCGCGAAGGCGGCGTCGGAGTGGAACGGCAACTGCAATGTGGCGCTCGTGGTCGGTGCAACCTGGCCCGGGCAGCTGCGCGACGTGCGCGCGATCGTCGGCGACATGCCGCTGCTGGTGCCGGGCGTCGGTGCCCAGGGCGGCGATGCCGAAGCCGTGGTGCGCAACGCGCGCACCGCCGATGGCACGGGACTGATGGTGAGTTCGTCGCGGGCGATCCTGTACGCGTCGCAGGGCGACGACTACGCCGCCGCCGCTGCGCACGCCGCGCGCGCGCTGCGCGACACGCTGGACCGCCACCGCCATTGA
- the pncB gene encoding nicotinate phosphoribosyltransferase gives MIRSLLDTDLYKFTMMQAVLHRYPAAHARYRFRCRSAGVDLARHIDVVSDAIDVLCELRFTADELDYLRGLRFIKPDFVDFLGLFRLDRRYLRLERSGDEQGGLSLTVEGPWLHTILFEVPLLAIVSEAWSVGEHGPADAAEGLRRLQAKVDRIDAAVGYEDCRITDFGTRRRYSRAWQERLVPRVAELFGPKFAGTSNVDIARRHGLVPQGTMAHEWLQAHQALGPRLRDSQKAAFEAWAQEYRGDLGIALTDVIGLEAFLRDFDLYFCKLFDGMRHDSGDPHAWGERMLAHLESMRVDPRTRTLVFSDGLDVGQVMALYERFRGRCRTSFGIGTNLTNDTGPKALQIVLKMVACNGQPVAKLSDSPGKTMVDDEDYLRYLRQVFDVPQPPANQLL, from the coding sequence ATGATCCGCTCGCTGCTCGATACCGACCTCTACAAGTTCACGATGATGCAGGCGGTGCTGCATCGTTATCCCGCGGCGCACGCGCGCTACCGCTTCCGCTGCCGGTCCGCCGGGGTCGACCTCGCGCGGCATATCGACGTGGTGTCGGATGCGATCGATGTCCTGTGCGAACTGCGCTTCACGGCCGACGAGCTCGATTACCTGCGCGGGCTGCGCTTCATCAAGCCGGACTTCGTCGATTTCCTCGGCCTGTTCCGGCTCGACCGTCGCTACCTGCGGCTGGAGCGCAGCGGGGACGAGCAGGGCGGGCTGTCGCTGACCGTGGAAGGACCGTGGCTGCACACGATCCTGTTCGAGGTGCCGCTGCTGGCGATCGTCAGCGAGGCCTGGTCGGTGGGCGAACACGGGCCGGCCGACGCGGCCGAAGGGCTGCGGCGCCTGCAGGCCAAGGTCGACCGCATCGACGCCGCGGTCGGCTACGAAGACTGCCGCATCACCGATTTCGGCACCCGCCGGCGCTACTCGCGCGCCTGGCAGGAGCGGCTCGTGCCGCGGGTCGCGGAGCTGTTCGGGCCGAAGTTCGCCGGCACCAGCAACGTCGACATCGCGCGGCGCCACGGCCTGGTGCCGCAGGGCACGATGGCCCACGAATGGCTGCAGGCGCACCAGGCGCTGGGTCCGCGGCTGCGCGACTCGCAGAAGGCGGCGTTCGAGGCCTGGGCGCAGGAATATCGCGGCGACCTCGGCATCGCGCTCACCGACGTGATCGGGCTCGAGGCCTTCCTGCGCGACTTCGACCTGTACTTCTGCAAGCTCTTCGACGGCATGCGCCACGACTCCGGCGATCCGCATGCCTGGGGCGAGCGCATGCTGGCGCACCTGGAATCGATGCGGGTCGACCCGCGCACGCGCACCCTGGTGTTCAGCGACGGCCTGGACGTCGGGCAGGTGATGGCGCTCTACGAACGTTTCCGCGGCCGCTGCCGCACCTCGTTCGGAATCGGCACCAACCTCACCAACGACACCGGCCCGAAGGCACTGCAGATCGTGCTGAAGATGGTGGCCTGCAACGGCCAGCCCGTCGCCAAGCTGAGCGATTCCCCGGGCAAGACCATGGTCGACGACGAGGACTATCTGCGCTACCTGCGCCAGGTGTTCGACGTCCCGCAGCCCCCGGCCAATCAGCTCCTGTAA
- a CDS encoding glycosyltransferase family 2 protein, producing MNAVAAIVVSHESAASIDACLVRLRAATGVAEIRVIDNASSDDTLAVVQRHAVTDPRLRFIANPDNPGFATACNQGAADSQAPWLAFVNPDCLVEADTFPRLLRHAGAAGADVLLGADLVDEDGVRDGAARRNDPDFAGMLRGPLRARRGRPLDVAVDEGAALQPVDAVSGALMLVPRALFERIGGFDAAYRLHAEDLDLCRRARIAGATVAVANDVRVLHLRGVSSRARPFFVEWHKHRGLWRYFRRFEAPARGASVRAAVWLAIWTHWLSRLPRILAASLRAATP from the coding sequence GTGAACGCGGTCGCCGCCATCGTGGTGAGCCATGAGAGTGCCGCCAGCATCGACGCCTGCCTGGTCCGCCTGCGCGCCGCCACCGGCGTCGCCGAGATCCGCGTCATCGACAACGCGTCCAGCGACGACACCCTGGCCGTGGTCCAGCGCCACGCGGTGACCGACCCACGCCTGCGCTTCATCGCCAATCCGGACAACCCGGGATTCGCCACCGCCTGCAACCAGGGCGCGGCGGACAGCCAGGCGCCGTGGCTGGCCTTCGTCAATCCCGACTGCCTGGTCGAAGCCGACACCTTCCCGCGGCTGCTGCGCCACGCCGGCGCCGCGGGCGCGGACGTCCTGCTCGGGGCCGACCTGGTCGACGAGGACGGCGTGCGCGACGGCGCCGCCCGGCGCAACGATCCGGACTTCGCCGGCATGCTGCGCGGGCCGCTGCGCGCACGGCGCGGGCGCCCGCTGGACGTGGCGGTGGACGAGGGCGCCGCGCTGCAGCCGGTGGACGCGGTCTCGGGTGCGCTGATGCTGGTACCGCGCGCGCTGTTCGAGCGGATCGGCGGCTTCGATGCCGCCTACCGGCTGCACGCCGAGGACCTGGACCTGTGCCGCCGCGCGCGGATCGCCGGCGCCACCGTCGCCGTGGCCAACGACGTGCGCGTGCTGCACCTGCGCGGCGTGTCCTCGCGCGCGCGGCCGTTCTTCGTCGAGTGGCACAAGCACCGCGGGTTGTGGCGCTACTTCCGCCGCTTCGAGGCACCCGCGCGCGGCGCGTCGGTGCGCGCCGCGGTGTGGCTGGCGATCTGGACGCACTGGCTGTCACGCCTGCCGCGGATCCTGGCGGCATCGCTCCGGGCCGCGACGCCATGA